In Deltaproteobacteria bacterium, the sequence GGAGGCGAGGATCGAGAGGGTCAGATCGAAGTCGTGGCCCATCCGCATCTCGAGCAGCAGGTCGCCCTCGTTCTCCTCGAGCCACTCCGGCGGGACGCGGACCGTGCCCAGCAGGTCGCGGTCCACCGAGGTGGCGTCCACTGCCTCGTAGATCGCGATCATCAGGGGCTGCCCCGCGGGCGGCCGGGTGACCGCGGTTCGCTCGGTGCAGGGGATGGTCGAGTTCTGGGAGAGCACCTCCACCGAGCCGATCCCGGCGGCCATGATGCCGATGGGGATGGGGATGACGTCGATGAGGGCCGCGCCGTTGGGCAGGCCCAGGGTGCGCCCCAGGATGGCGGCGCCGACCGCCACCCCCAGCTCGGGGTGGACGTTCTTGCCGGGATCGGTGTCGAAGCGGTCCGTGAGGCGGTCGCGGATCCGGGGCATCCGGGTCTGGCCGCCGACGAAGACGACCTCGCCCACCTGCGAGGGCTCGCGGTTCCCGCGCTTCAGCACGTCCTCGACGATGCCCAGGCAGCGCTCGATGAGGCCCTCGGTGAGGTCCTCGAGCTCGTCGCGGGTGATCACGGTCTCGAGATCGAGGAAGCCCCCGGAGGGGTTCTGGGCGACGAAGGGCACCCGGATCTTCGCGGTGTCCTCCTTCGAGAGGAGGATCTTTGCGGTCTCCGCCGCCGAGCGCAGGCGCTGGAGCACGACCTTGTTCTCCCGCAGGTCGATCCCGTGCCGGTCCTGGAAGCTGTTCACGAGGTGATCGACGATCGTCGAGTCGAAGTCGTGGCCGCCCAGGAAGGCGTCGCCGCCGGTGGCGAGCACCCGCACCTCGCGGCGGTCGACCTGGAGGAGGGTGGCGTCGAAGGTGCCGCCGCCCAGGTCGAAGACCAGGACCTCGTCCGAGGCCTCGCGGTGCTTGGCGTAGTAGAGGGCCGCGGCGGTGGGCTCGTTCACCACCGCCCGCACGTCCAGGCCCGACATCTCGGCGGCGGTCCGGACGGCCTTGCGCTGCCCGTAGGAGAAGTGAGCGGGGACGGTGAGCACGACCTTTTCGAACTCGAGGCCCGCGGCGCCGTTCGCCAGCTCGACGATGCGGTGGATGATCTCGAAGGCGGCGTCGATGAAGGAGATGGGCGCGCCGAAGATGTCGACCGCCGCGTTGCCCACGTCGTCCTCGATGATCGGGTAGACGTAGCGGTCCTTGTTCTTGGTCACGAACTCGGAGTTGTAGCGCCGCCCGAGGAAGCGCTTGGCCCCGATGATCGTGTGGGTGGGGTCGTCGGCGATCTGCTTGCGGGCCATCTCGCCCACGAGGATACGGTCGCCGCCCCCGTACCAGACGATGGAGGGGAGGGTGTAGCGCTTCGCCGCCACGGGGACGAGGTGGATCTTGGAGGCCTCGTCACACCAGGCTGCTGCAGTGTTCGTCGTGCCGAAGTCGATGCCCAGGACGGGAGGATCAGACGCCATTCCCGACATTCTGCCGCGAATGACCCTCTCCTGGAAAGCGGCCTTCGGGTCTGGCCCGGCTCAGGCCCTACTCGGTGGCCTCGTCCGGGTGCGTCCACTTCGTCAGGAGCGGGGCGATCGCGAAGCAGATCACCGCGGAGACCAGGGCGGTCAGCCCGATGGTCCCGAAGACGTCGCCGTAGAGGTGGACGGTCTCGGCGGGGGCCGGGATGAACTGCAGCCCGCCCTCACCGTGACCGACGCCGGTCTGGGAGGCGATGAGCGAGGCGAGGTCGTTGGAGAAGGCCGTGGCCAGGAACCAGGCGCCCATCACCGTCGAGACCAGGCGGGCCGGCGAGAGCTTGGTGACCATCGAGAGGCCCACCGGCGAGAGGCAGAGCTCGCCGGTCGTGTGGAGCAGGTAGCCCAGGAGGAGCCAGCTCATCCCGACCATGCCCAGGGCGTCGCTCTGCTGCGCGCCCCACCAGAGCACGCCGAAGCCCATGGCCAGCTGCAGGAGGCCGAGGGCGAACTTGAAAGGGGTCGAGGGCTCCCAGCCCCGCCGGCCCAGGAAGGTCCAGAGGGCCGAGAAGACCAGCCCGAAGATCAGGATGAAGACCGGGTTGGCCGCCTGGAACTCGGAGGCCGGGATCTCGCTGCGGGAGAGGCCCATGCCCACGTTGGACTCGTCGATCTTCCACTCGACGAAGCGATCGGCCTCGGTGGCGCCCTCGGCGCTCGCGGCGGTGCGCAGGTAGGTCAGGCCGGTCATGGTGAGGGTGCCGGCGGCCCGCACCCGGGCGGTCAGCTCCTCGATCTCGGCGGGGGTCGCCTTGCCCCGGGCCTCCTCCTGCTTGCGGACCTCGGCGACGATGCGGTCGAGCATCCCCGGGTCGGCGTTCTTCCGGCCGAGCTGCTCCTGGGAGAGGAGGAAGGCGTCGCCGTCCGCCTCGTCGCGCAGCAGGTCCACCCGCAGCTTCAGGGTCTCGCCCACCTGTCCGGCGGCGACCCCCTGGCCCTCGAAGACCCGGTCGACGTTCCGGTCGGTGAAGTTGTTCACCGAGGAGCCGGCCTGCTCGAAGAAGGCCCAGAAGAGCATGGAGAAGAACATCAGGATGAGCACCACGAACATCCGCTGGCGCTCG encodes:
- a CDS encoding Hsp70 family protein; the encoded protein is MASDPPVLGIDFGTTNTAAAWCDEASKIHLVPVAAKRYTLPSIVWYGGGDRILVGEMARKQIADDPTHTIIGAKRFLGRRYNSEFVTKNKDRYVYPIIEDDVGNAAVDIFGAPISFIDAAFEIIHRIVELANGAAGLEFEKVVLTVPAHFSYGQRKAVRTAAEMSGLDVRAVVNEPTAAALYYAKHREASDEVLVFDLGGGTFDATLLQVDRREVRVLATGGDAFLGGHDFDSTIVDHLVNSFQDRHGIDLRENKVVLQRLRSAAETAKILLSKEDTAKIRVPFVAQNPSGGFLDLETVITRDELEDLTEGLIERCLGIVEDVLKRGNREPSQVGEVVFVGGQTRMPRIRDRLTDRFDTDPGKNVHPELGVAVGAAILGRTLGLPNGAALIDVIPIPIGIMAAGIGSVEVLSQNSTIPCTERTAVTRPPAGQPLMIAIYEAVDATSVDRDLLGTVRVPPEWLEENEGDLLLEMRMGHDFDLTLSILASEGGSARLELKPPPRNR
- a CDS encoding peptide MFS transporter gives rise to the protein MEDKKIEGPTLYGHPTGLFTLFFAEMWERFSYYGMRALLIFYIIKGFLGLDDQSAYAIYGAYGALVYAAPYIGGMLADRLLGPRRGVILGGILMAAGHLLMSVEFDWAFYGALALLICGNGFFKPNISTIVGSLYPAGSGQRDAGFTIFYMGINLGAAMSPILCGYIGETYGWHYGFGLATIGMLVGLAVFAIPGRFSQITISAGALAVALSLPFLQDSWLQLGVRILIALALLIAGGSAFMALDRGGLSPEAGGPPDPEKLKKKVGGLPLGLWVYVGTFALVPVLGLIVKLATVTEAQLHVGETAIPIHRIVLVLLGGVAIVYLLVGAIRSAKVERQRMFVVLILMFFSMLFWAFFEQAGSSVNNFTDRNVDRVFEGQGVAAGQVGETLKLRVDLLRDEADGDAFLLSQEQLGRKNADPGMLDRIVAEVRKQEEARGKATPAEIEELTARVRAAGTLTMTGLTYLRTAASAEGATEADRFVEWKIDESNVGMGLSRSEIPASEFQAANPVFILIFGLVFSALWTFLGRRGWEPSTPFKFALGLLQLAMGFGVLWWGAQQSDALGMVGMSWLLLGYLLHTTGELCLSPVGLSMVTKLSPARLVSTVMGAWFLATAFSNDLASLIASQTGVGHGEGGLQFIPAPAETVHLYGDVFGTIGLTALVSAVICFAIAPLLTKWTHPDEATE